A single genomic interval of Clostridium facile harbors:
- a CDS encoding phage tail sheath family protein, with amino-acid sequence MALGGGNYTVQNKILPGAYINFVSAANVSVTLSDRGIVAMPFELDWGVDNQVFEVTAEEFERNSLQLFGYPHGHEKLKNIREIFLHAKTLYAYKLNSSGVKASNNYAEAVCGGVRGNSLQVSIQKNVDNGEKFDVKLLLDGAVLDTQTVEQASELKPNQFVTWKETSLQVTAATPLTGGTNGSAVTSKEYQTFLNKIESYSYNILAVATATVEINNLVASFCKRMRDERGAKFQAVLYNTAADYEGVINVKNTVSESGSTAALVYWVAGMQAGCAVNKSVMNKPYDGEYTVIADYTQTQLEDSIQAGEFVFHKVGNEIRVLQDINSLVTTTEEKNSLFQDNQTIRVIDQIANDIASLFNTKYLGNIPNNESGRISLWSDIVKHHEQLQELGAIENFSDSDVTVSQGDTKKSVIVSDKVTVINAMAQLYMNVVVE; translated from the coding sequence ATGGCGTTAGGTGGCGGTAATTATACCGTACAAAACAAAATCCTGCCAGGGGCGTATATCAATTTTGTATCGGCAGCCAATGTGTCTGTTACGTTATCTGACCGTGGCATAGTTGCTATGCCATTTGAATTGGATTGGGGTGTTGATAACCAAGTGTTTGAAGTCACCGCAGAAGAATTTGAACGGAACAGCTTACAGCTATTTGGGTATCCACATGGACATGAAAAATTGAAAAATATCCGTGAAATTTTTCTGCACGCAAAAACATTATACGCCTATAAACTCAATTCCAGTGGTGTGAAAGCCTCCAATAATTATGCGGAAGCCGTTTGTGGCGGGGTTCGTGGCAACAGTTTACAGGTATCCATTCAGAAAAATGTGGACAACGGGGAAAAATTCGATGTCAAATTATTATTGGACGGCGCTGTGCTAGATACCCAAACAGTAGAACAGGCAAGTGAATTGAAGCCAAACCAGTTTGTAACGTGGAAAGAAACTTCTTTACAAGTAACTGCAGCCACCCCATTAACAGGAGGCACTAACGGTTCCGCGGTTACTTCTAAAGAATATCAAACCTTCTTAAATAAAATCGAATCCTACAGTTATAACATTTTAGCCGTTGCCACTGCAACTGTGGAAATCAATAATTTGGTTGCATCCTTCTGCAAAAGGATGCGGGATGAACGGGGAGCAAAATTTCAAGCAGTCCTATACAATACTGCCGCTGATTATGAAGGTGTTATTAATGTAAAAAACACGGTTTCAGAAAGTGGTTCTACTGCTGCCTTGGTTTATTGGGTTGCGGGGATGCAGGCAGGTTGTGCGGTAAACAAATCAGTAATGAACAAACCTTATGATGGGGAGTATACCGTTATTGCGGATTATACGCAAACTCAATTGGAGGATTCTATTCAAGCTGGGGAATTTGTATTCCACAAAGTTGGAAACGAAATTCGGGTATTGCAGGATATTAATTCCCTGGTAACCACTACGGAAGAAAAAAACAGTTTATTTCAGGATAATCAAACCATCCGTGTTATTGATCAGATTGCCAACGATATTGCGTCCCTGTTCAATACCAAATACTTAGGCAATATCCCTAATAACGAAAGCGGCCGTATTAGCTTATGGTCGGATATCGTAAAGCACCATGAACAGCTGCAGGAATTAGGTGCAATCGAAAACTTTAGCGATTCGGATGTAACTGTATCTCAGGGAGATACCAAAAAATCTGTAATAG
- a CDS encoding phage tail terminator family protein — protein MVNKIISGISNALYNEFGEGYEIYTQQIEQGLQQPCFLIASLSPSYSLFRDKRYRFQDTIAVQYFPLQVGDYIELNQILYRLFSCLEYITADGDLIRGANMQGEQTDDILTFKIDFDLFLYDFTKETGMEELEQKTNIME, from the coding sequence TTGGTCAATAAAATCATCAGCGGGATTAGCAATGCCTTATACAATGAATTTGGTGAAGGATATGAAATCTATACCCAACAAATAGAGCAGGGTTTACAACAACCCTGCTTTTTGATTGCCTCTCTCTCCCCTTCCTATTCCTTGTTCCGTGACAAGCGTTACCGCTTTCAGGATACTATTGCTGTACAGTACTTTCCTTTACAGGTAGGAGATTACATAGAACTCAACCAGATATTATACAGGTTGTTTTCCTGTTTAGAGTATATCACAGCAGATGGCGATTTGATCCGCGGGGCGAATATGCAAGGGGAACAAACGGATGATATCCTGACATTCAAAATAGATTTTGACCTGTTCCTATATGATTTTACAAAGGAAACAGGTATGGAAGAGTTAGAACAAAAAACAAATATAATGGAGTGA
- a CDS encoding HK97 gp10 family phage protein: MGKGNSDFTQLKEWIDRIENFDKNRKQAFIEECLKELAARLIRYCIKRTPVVSGALRREWTVANSNFTIKRHGDTYQVVVTNPLFYASYVEYGHLQEPGRYVPAIGKRLKASWVKGKFMLTISESELQRIAPKLLQSKLDKELEGLFGQ, encoded by the coding sequence ATGGGAAAAGGTAATTCTGATTTTACCCAATTGAAAGAATGGATTGATAGGATAGAAAATTTTGACAAAAACCGTAAGCAGGCTTTTATTGAAGAATGCTTGAAAGAATTGGCTGCACGTTTAATACGTTATTGTATTAAACGGACACCTGTTGTTTCAGGTGCGCTAAGACGTGAATGGACAGTAGCCAACAGTAACTTTACTATAAAAAGGCATGGAGATACCTATCAAGTAGTTGTAACCAATCCTCTTTTTTATGCTTCTTATGTGGAATATGGGCATTTACAGGAACCAGGACGGTATGTTCCAGCTATTGGGAAACGGTTAAAAGCATCTTGGGTAAAAGGAAAGTTTATGCTGACAATCTCTGAATCTGAACTGCAACGGATTGCCCCAAAACTGCTGCAATCTAAATTAGACAAAGAATTGGAGGGGTTATTTGGTCAATAA